One genomic window of candidate division WOR-1 bacterium RIFOXYB2_FULL_36_35 includes the following:
- a CDS encoding RNA-binding protein: protein MAKSLFVGNLPWSVTSEELEAKFGEVCSVISARVVSRDGRSRGFAFVDVNDEDMDKAIQAMNGFSLGGREITVNEARPKAEKIF from the coding sequence ATGGCTAAGAGTTTGTTCGTAGGGAATTTACCCTGGTCTGTAACTTCAGAGGAGTTAGAGGCTAAGTTTGGTGAGGTTTGCTCTGTTATTAGTGCTAGGGTTGTCTCTCGAGATGGCCGTTCTCGCGGATTTGCTTTTGTTGATGTTAATGATGAAGATATGGACAAAGCAATTCAGGCAATGAATGGTTTTTCTTTGGGTGGTCGTGAAATCACTGTTAACGAAGCACGTCCAAAAGCTGAAAAAATATTTTAA
- a CDS encoding phosphoheptose isomerase has product MKLEIEESIEVKKATFEKIIPKIEEAVKLIITAIKTGNKLLICGNGGSASDSQHFAAELISRFKKERRSISAVALTTDTSIITAIGNDYTFDNIFSRQVEGLGQKGDILIGISTSGNSKNILKAIETAKLRELKTIALLGCDGGLIAKKADLSIIVPSNNTPRVQEVHITIIHIICGLVEEEVGK; this is encoded by the coding sequence ATTAAATTAGAAATAGAAGAGTCAATTGAAGTTAAAAAGGCCACATTTGAAAAAATTATCCCAAAAATAGAAGAAGCTGTAAAACTGATAATTACTGCCATAAAAACAGGAAATAAACTTTTGATCTGCGGTAATGGAGGATCTGCTTCTGATTCTCAACACTTTGCGGCGGAATTGATCAGCCGGTTTAAAAAAGAGAGGCGCTCAATCTCTGCGGTAGCTTTGACTACTGATACTTCAATTATTACAGCGATTGGGAATGATTATACTTTTGACAATATTTTTTCAAGGCAGGTTGAAGGCTTAGGGCAAAAGGGTGATATTTTAATCGGAATATCAACCTCAGGAAATTCTAAAAATATCCTAAAAGCGATTGAAACCGCGAAATTAAGAGAATTAAAAACTATCGCTTTGTTAGGTTGCGACGGAGGACTAATTGCAAAAAAGGCAGATCTTTCAATAATTGTACCAAGCAACAACACGCCAAGAGTCCAAGAAGTACATATAACAATAATTCATATAATTTGCGGATTAGTCGAAGAGGAGGTAGGTAAATAG
- a CDS encoding YgiQ family radical SAM protein has translation MPFLPIDKSEIKGQLDIIIVTGDAYIDHPSFGPVVIARNLEAHGFSVGIIAQPNWKEDKDFLKLGKPRIFFGIAAGNLDSMVANYTADNKIRRTDMYTPDNKGGKRPDRATIVYTNKIKQLFPDSMVILGGVEASLRRFAHYDYWSNKVRRSILFDSKADLIVYGMGENAIVEVANVRGQNLELLHLSNTAIILKDISQLKEYLILPSFEEVSTDKKKYVEAFKLYYLEGRKRYPRIIVQPCQGRYLVVFPPQVMTSHELETVFKLPYMYEAHPSYKDHKIPAWDFVKFSTISHRGCFGGCSFCAISQHQGKYIVSRSQKSIEDEVKNIIMKRKDFRGTILDIGGPTANMYMMECSKKEGCTRASCIYPAICPHLKNSHKPLINLLKSVRNIPGVKHLFSNSGIRYDLAMQDPEYIKELVEHHVSGQLSVAPEHVCEEVLLTMGKPGVEKFESFKKEFDKISKQSEKKQYLIPYFIASHPGATLEHALKLALFLKKNHMKIEQVQNFTPTPMTVSTCMYYTGIDPFTGKQVYVPKGEERTFQRALLQPYLQKNKREIIKALTNLGKRDLIQILLE, from the coding sequence ATGCCATTTTTGCCCATAGATAAATCAGAAATAAAAGGCCAGCTTGATATAATAATAGTAACAGGAGATGCTTATATCGATCATCCAAGTTTTGGACCTGTCGTTATTGCAAGAAACCTGGAGGCTCATGGTTTTTCCGTAGGAATAATTGCCCAACCTAATTGGAAAGAGGATAAAGATTTTCTTAAACTTGGAAAACCCCGTATTTTTTTTGGTATTGCCGCTGGTAATCTCGATTCGATGGTCGCTAATTATACTGCCGACAACAAAATTCGTAGAACAGACATGTATACACCGGATAATAAAGGGGGGAAACGCCCCGACAGAGCAACGATTGTTTATACAAACAAAATAAAACAACTATTTCCCGATTCAATGGTTATTTTGGGCGGCGTTGAAGCAAGTTTAAGACGTTTTGCTCATTATGATTATTGGTCAAACAAAGTTAGAAGATCAATTCTGTTTGATTCAAAAGCTGATTTAATCGTTTATGGCATGGGAGAAAATGCAATTGTAGAAGTTGCAAACGTAAGAGGTCAAAATCTTGAACTCTTACATTTGTCAAATACCGCAATCATTTTAAAAGATATAAGCCAATTAAAAGAATATCTCATACTCCCTTCTTTTGAAGAGGTTTCTACCGATAAAAAGAAATATGTCGAAGCTTTTAAACTTTATTATCTGGAAGGAAGAAAGAGATACCCAAGAATAATAGTTCAGCCATGTCAAGGACGATATCTTGTAGTATTCCCTCCCCAAGTTATGACAAGCCATGAATTAGAAACTGTTTTTAAACTTCCTTACATGTATGAAGCCCACCCCAGCTACAAAGATCACAAAATACCAGCCTGGGATTTTGTAAAATTTTCAACAATATCACACAGAGGATGTTTTGGAGGATGTTCTTTTTGCGCGATATCGCAGCATCAGGGAAAGTATATTGTAAGCCGCAGTCAAAAGTCCATTGAGGATGAAGTAAAAAACATAATCATGAAGAGAAAAGATTTTAGGGGAACTATTTTAGATATTGGAGGGCCAACTGCAAATATGTACATGATGGAGTGCTCAAAAAAAGAAGGCTGTACCCGTGCAAGTTGCATATATCCTGCAATATGTCCACATCTAAAAAACTCGCACAAGCCGCTTATTAACCTATTAAAAAGCGTAAGAAATATTCCAGGAGTAAAACATCTCTTTTCAAACTCAGGGATCCGCTATGATCTTGCAATGCAGGATCCTGAATATATAAAAGAACTGGTAGAGCATCATGTAAGTGGGCAACTTTCTGTTGCGCCGGAACATGTTTGTGAAGAAGTTTTGCTGACAATGGGAAAACCAGGTGTAGAAAAATTCGAATCGTTTAAAAAAGAATTTGACAAAATATCAAAACAATCGGAGAAAAAACAATACTTAATACCTTATTTTATAGCCTCACATCCCGGGGCAACACTTGAACACGCATTGAAATTAGCGCTTTTCTTAAAGAAAAACCATATGAAGATAGAACAGGTTCAAAATTTCACGCCAACACCTATGACAGTTTCAACCTGCATGTACTACACAGGAATTGATCCTTTTACAGGAAAGCAAGTTTATGTGCCAAAAGGAGAAGAGAGAACTTTCCAGAGGGCACTGCTTCAACCATATTTACAAAAAAACAAAAGAGAGATAATTAAAGCCCTAACCAATCTTGGGAAGCGGGATTTAATTCAAATACTTTTGGAATAG
- a CDS encoding ATP-dependent DNA helicase RecG, producing the protein MRGQDRDQGFKKDISTPVQYLKGVGPLFAKILSKLGIHTIEDLIYYFPRDYEDRRNFDSIASLKTPSDKVLINGRIINIESQKKPGRMQILKITLNDSSGSIRIIFFNQPFLLKLFTQNTKLIVSGKLEFNQFEGCMQVLPHYWELDTGEPLSIVPVYNLTEGLFAKSIRKIIRTSLDQYLDQIKEPLPEEILKKNRLISILDAVQNLHFPQDLRIVEEAKRRMIFEDFFVFQIGLGSRKREIKTLNGIKFDSNKELLSDFSLPFKLTKAQEKVLDEILEDMSKDRPMNRLIQGDVGSGKTVIAAMAAYVTIKNGYQVAIMAPTEILAQQHYEKISKLITSQRSFSIQLLTGSTQSKERKGLIEADLVVGTHALIQKEIKFKKLGLVVIDEQHRFGVLQRAELGNKGMAQNLMFVHPDLLFMTATPIPRSLALILYGDLDRSIIDEMPPGRQPVKTYYVSNSKRRNSYEFIRTKIKEGRQVFVVCPLVKETEKSDLKAAVEESEYLQRDIFPEFKIGLIHGKMKQSEKERIMWEFRNNKIQLLVSTTVIEVGIDIPNASIMVIEHSERFGLSQLHQLRGRIGRGAHESFCFLMGEPKSKDARIRIKAMIDSNDGFKIAEVDLRLRGPGDFCGVRQSGLPEFRMADIVRDEKILHLAREAAFNYLIADPHLEKAPQLKKNLVGRYGRFLGF; encoded by the coding sequence ATGAGGGGTCAAGATAGGGATCAAGGTTTCAAAAAAGATATTTCTACTCCGGTACAATATTTAAAGGGTGTAGGACCCCTATTTGCTAAAATACTTTCCAAACTTGGTATTCATACCATCGAAGATTTAATTTATTATTTCCCTCGTGATTATGAAGACAGACGTAATTTTGATTCTATAGCTTCCCTTAAAACCCCAAGCGATAAAGTTTTGATAAATGGGAGGATTATAAATATTGAAAGCCAGAAAAAGCCCGGAAGGATGCAAATTTTAAAAATTACATTGAATGATTCTTCCGGATCCATAAGAATTATTTTTTTTAACCAACCGTTCCTTTTGAAACTCTTTACACAAAACACAAAACTTATAGTTTCAGGCAAGCTTGAATTTAATCAATTTGAAGGTTGTATGCAGGTTTTACCCCATTACTGGGAGCTTGATACGGGAGAACCTTTGTCGATAGTTCCTGTTTATAATTTGACAGAAGGACTTTTTGCAAAGAGTATACGGAAGATTATTAGAACCTCGCTTGATCAGTATCTTGATCAAATAAAAGAACCTTTGCCGGAAGAGATATTAAAAAAAAACAGGCTTATCAGTATATTGGATGCAGTCCAAAATCTCCATTTCCCTCAAGATTTGAGAATAGTTGAAGAGGCAAAAAGGAGAATGATATTTGAGGACTTTTTTGTCTTTCAGATCGGATTGGGCAGTCGAAAAAGAGAGATTAAAACTTTAAATGGAATAAAGTTTGATTCCAATAAAGAACTTTTGTCAGATTTTTCCTTGCCTTTTAAACTGACAAAGGCGCAAGAAAAGGTTTTGGATGAAATCTTGGAAGATATGAGCAAAGATAGACCGATGAATCGCCTGATTCAGGGAGATGTCGGTTCAGGGAAGACGGTTATTGCGGCAATGGCAGCTTATGTAACAATAAAAAACGGTTATCAGGTAGCCATTATGGCTCCTACAGAAATTTTAGCGCAGCAACATTATGAAAAGATCTCAAAATTAATCACGTCACAACGATCATTTTCGATCCAATTGTTAACAGGGTCCACCCAATCCAAAGAAAGAAAAGGCTTGATAGAAGCAGATCTTGTGGTGGGGACTCATGCTTTGATTCAAAAGGAGATTAAATTTAAAAAACTTGGACTGGTTGTAATTGATGAACAGCATCGTTTTGGTGTATTGCAAAGGGCGGAATTGGGAAATAAAGGAATGGCCCAAAATCTTATGTTTGTACATCCCGATCTTCTCTTTATGACTGCGACTCCGATTCCCCGATCACTTGCACTTATACTCTATGGAGATCTTGACCGATCGATTATTGATGAAATGCCGCCCGGAAGACAGCCGGTTAAGACTTACTATGTTTCTAATTCAAAACGTAGAAATTCCTACGAATTTATAAGGACGAAAATCAAAGAGGGGAGGCAGGTTTTTGTTGTTTGTCCTTTGGTGAAAGAGACAGAAAAGAGCGATTTAAAGGCAGCAGTAGAAGAGTCAGAATATTTACAAAGAGATATTTTTCCCGAATTTAAAATAGGTCTTATTCATGGGAAGATGAAACAGAGTGAAAAAGAGCGGATAATGTGGGAGTTTCGTAACAATAAAATTCAACTTCTTGTTTCAACGACTGTTATTGAAGTGGGAATTGATATTCCTAATGCTTCAATAATGGTTATTGAACATTCTGAGAGATTTGGTTTATCCCAACTTCACCAGTTGCGGGGGAGAATAGGAAGAGGGGCACACGAGTCTTTCTGTTTTTTAATGGGGGAGCCAAAGAGTAAAGATGCAAGGATCAGGATAAAGGCGATGATCGATTCCAATGACGGTTTTAAAATTGCTGAAGTTGATTTACGGCTTCGAGGCCCGGGAGATTTTTGTGGGGTAAGACAATCGGGTCTTCCTGAATTTAGAATGGCCGATATTGTAAGAGATGAAAAGATTTTGCATCTTGCGCGCGAGGCTGCGTTTAATTATTTGATTGCAGATCCCCATCTTGAAAAAGCTCCCCAACTAAAGAAGAATCTGGTGGGTAGGTACGGGAGGTTTTTGGGATTCTGA
- a CDS encoding thioredoxin-disulfide reductase: MFDLIIIGGGPAGLTAALYAGRARLKTLLIERALIGGMASTTYKIENYPGFSEGISGMDISHKFEEGVRNLDIPIYYGEVTKITKDRYIEIDGEKIQAKAIIIASGTETKKLGILGEDKFRGRGVSYCATCDGSFYKEKNIAVVGGGNSAIEEAIYLTRFAKKVTIIHRRDKLRADKIIIEKALNNPKIFVLWNSTIEEINGDKRVESLTLLNTQTNTRTTLPMEGLFIYIGRIPNTSFVDNILDMSKNRFIKVDNNMRTSSSGIFACGDVIEKSLYQIVTAAGDGALAAESARKFIEDEYLNDREKTTTI, encoded by the coding sequence ATCTTTGACTTAATAATAATAGGCGGAGGGCCTGCTGGATTAACTGCTGCCTTATATGCCGGGCGTGCAAGGCTAAAGACTCTTCTTATAGAAAGAGCCTTGATCGGAGGGATGGCTTCCACGACTTATAAAATCGAAAATTATCCGGGATTTTCTGAAGGAATAAGTGGAATGGATATAAGCCATAAATTTGAAGAAGGTGTTAGAAACTTGGATATTCCGATCTATTACGGAGAAGTTACAAAAATAACAAAAGATAGATACATAGAAATAGACGGAGAGAAAATACAGGCAAAGGCGATAATAATAGCATCAGGAACAGAGACAAAGAAACTTGGCATTTTAGGCGAGGATAAATTCAGAGGTAGAGGCGTTTCTTATTGCGCAACTTGTGATGGGTCATTCTATAAAGAAAAAAACATCGCCGTTGTAGGCGGAGGAAATTCCGCTATTGAAGAGGCTATATATCTTACAAGGTTTGCCAAAAAGGTAACAATAATTCATAGAAGAGATAAATTAAGAGCAGATAAAATAATAATTGAAAAAGCTTTAAATAACCCAAAAATTTTTGTTTTATGGAATTCTACTATAGAAGAAATTAACGGGGATAAACGTGTTGAAAGCTTAACACTGTTAAACACCCAAACAAATACCCGAACAACTCTTCCGATGGAAGGGTTATTTATATATATAGGACGAATTCCCAATACTAGTTTTGTTGATAATATATTGGATATGTCTAAAAATAGATTTATAAAAGTTGATAATAACATGAGAACTTCAAGCTCCGGAATTTTTGCTTGCGGTGACGTAATCGAAAAATCTTTATATCAAATAGTCACGGCAGCAGGAGATGGAGCTTTAGCCGCCGAGTCTGCCAGAAAATTCATTGAAGATGAATATCTAAATGACAGGGAAAAGACTACTACTATATAA